The DNA window CCACAAAAAAGGACCGGCCGTCGACCAGTCCTTTTTGTCACGTTGTCGGTACTCTATGCGGTAAGTATCGCGCGTAGGGCTATTACATTAGCTCCGGCGTCGAACACCGCTTTAACCGGTATGGTAAAACCCGCCACCACCTGACTGCCCACCGACTGCCCGACGCGAAACAAACCCGTCGCAGCATATTCAGTCGTATCGGCATCGATGCTAAACGTTTCGATCGTCTCGCGAACTGGGTCAACCAGCCAGTATTCAGTCACGCCGTGGGCCGCATAGTCTTCAAACTTGACGCCCCGGTCGTTCTGCTGCGTACTCTTCGACAGCACTTCGACGATCAGGTCCGGGGCTGGGTAGTATAACTGGTCTGGTATAATGAGGGCTGCTTTCTCGTTGGCGAAAAAGACAATGTCCGGTTCGTAGCTATTGCGGGACAGCTCGACAAGTGCCTTTTCAATACGAACCATACCAATCTCCCTGTCATCAACAAAAGCATTCATGAGCATACCCAACCGCAGAACAGCAGCGTTATGCCGTTCTAATGCGGGCGAATGCACAACGATTTCTCCGTTAATGAACTCGGCTTTCATGTCGTCGCTCCGCCACTTGTAGAAGAACTGCCTGTTCCTGCGTTCAGTCACCAGAATTGCCTGCACCTGTTGAATAATCTGCGGGGCTTTGGGCGACTCTAGTAACTGGGCAGCTAATTCGGTCATTGTTTGGTGTGTTTTACCAAATATACCAAAAAACGGCTTAGGCTTCGCCGATGAGCATCAGCGCACCGACAGTTACGTTACTAGTTTCGTCGATCAGAATGGCGCCCCCGGTCGCGCGGTTTTGCTGGTATGCATCGAAGCTGATGGGCTGGGCTGTCCGCAGTACGATTTTCGCCATGTCGTTCAGTTTCAGGCTATCGACGTCTTCGGTTTCTTCGTAGGTGTTGACGTTCAGTTTGTAGGCAATCTCCCGTACCGAGCAGCGCGTGCGCGAGGTGCCAACCTGCAAGACGTACTTGTTGCCGACTTTAAACTCCTTCGTATCCATCCAGCACAGCATCGCTTCGACTGTCGGACTGCTGGTTGGCAGTGCATCCGAACGCACAATCAGGTCACCCCGGCTGATGTCGACATCGCTCGACAGGTGCAGCACAACCGATTGCGGTGCTTCGGCCGTGTCGAGGTGTGTACCAGCGATTTCGATCGCGTCGATAGTCGAAGTTTCACCGGAGGGCAGGACCGTGATCGCATCGCCTTTCTGGAATGTACCACTGGTGATTTTGCCCGCATAGCCCCGGTAATCGTGCAACTCGGCGGTCTGCGGCCGGATGACGTACTGCACCGGAAAACGGCCTGGCAACTGAACGCCGAAATCGTTGGTCAGCGGAACAGTTTCCAGATGTTCGAGCAGCGTCGGGCCTTCGTACCACGGCATCGCCACCGACCGGTCAACCACATTGTCGCCATTCAGGGCCGACAGCGGGATGTATGTCACCTGCTTCACATTCAGCTTCTTCGCCAGATCGGCGTACTGAATACATATATCGGAGTAAACATCCTGCGAAAAATCAACCAGGTCCATTTTGTTGATTGCCACGACGATGTGCGGAATACCGAGCAGGCTGGTAATGAGCGAGTGCCGCCGGGTCTGCTCCACGACGCCGTGCCGCGCATCGACCAGCACAATCGCCAGCTGGCAATTCGACGCCCCCGTTACCATGTTGCGGGTGTACTGAATGTGCCCCGGTGCATCGACGATGATAAACTTGCGTTTCGGCGTCTGAAAATACCGGTAAGCCACGTCGATGGTAATGCCCTGTTCGCGCTCCGAACGCAGTCCGTCGGTCAGTAAGGCAAGGTCGATTTCGCCGTCGTCGCGGCTTTTGCTGGCCCGTTCGATCGCTTCAAGCTGATCGACCAGAATCGATTTTGAATCGTAAAGTAACCGCCCGATGAGGGTGCTCTTGCCGTCGTCAACCGATCCGGCTGTTATAAAGCGAAGTAAGTCCATTGTACTAAACAGGATGATTCTGAGGTGACTTTTCTACTAGTTTTGCATGCGGTGATGGCGGCCATAAAATTAGCGGGTCATATCGCGCCTTAGAAAAGTCATGTAAATTTACACAAAGCGCATTTTATATTTGTTAGTCTGGAAAATCTACATTACCATTCTGAAAAAGTAACGCAGTTAACCCACGAGTAGACTTTCATCTAACAGCGTAAAATGTGAGCAATTATGAATCTGTTTAAAAGAAAAAAACGTGAGGAAAAAGTTGAAAATCCGTACTCAAAATTTTTGAGTGATGAGGATTACCAACAACTGATTAAAACCGACCGATTTACCGTAGGTAAATTAAAGTTTTTGGGTAATAATCTGGAATACTCCGACGCGCCTGGCTTTCTACATTCATTGCAAGAACTATTTATCGATGAGGTATATAGCTTTATCCCTGAAACAGAAAACCCAATTATTGTCGATTGCGGATCAAACATTGGCTTGAGCATTATTTATTTTAAACAGCGATTCCCTAACGCAAAAATCATTGGGTTTGAACCGGACGCTGCCATATATAAGTTGCTCGAAAACAATTTGAAATCGTTCAATCTTATGGACGTTCAGATACACAATGCTGCTGTCTGGACAGAAGATACTGAATTAGATTTCTATGCGGAAGGTTCGTTAGCAGGATCGACAGAAATAAATTACGCTAACGCCAGCGACAATAAGTATAAAGTTGCTGCCATTGATTTGAAGAAAATACTGTCATCCAATCAGGTAGAATTCTTAAAAATGGACATAGAAGGAGCCGAGAATACAGTGCTGCCGGATTTAGCCAATTTAATTGATTCGATCCCGTACGTATTCTTGGAATATCACGGTATGCTTGGAAAACCCCAACAACTAGGTGCTATGCTCAATATGCTAAGTTCCGCCGGATTTAGGTATAACATCCAAGCGGCAACAGAAGGAGTCAAACACCCATTTTATGAGGTTCCAAAACATGGTTTTGAAAATCAACTGAACATTTTCTGCAAAAAAAGTGATGAGCACAGTGGCTCAATCAGACACGTCAATTAATGGCTCATCAAAAATAGCCGCCTTTTTTGCGGTCTTCCATGGCGGCTTCCGAGAGCTGATCGTCCATGCGGGTTTCGCCCCGCTCGGAGATGCGCGTCGCCTGAATCTCGTCGATAACGTCGTCGAGGGTAGCGGCATGCGAGGGCGATGCGGCCGTGCAGGAAATATCACCAACAGTGCGGAACCGGACCCGGCGCGTCACGATCTGATCGTCGGCTTCGGGTTTGATAACGCCCCCGGCGGTGGCCATCAGCTTGCCGTCGCGGATGATGAGTTCGCGATCGTGGGCGAAATAGATGCTCGGTAGCTCGATTTTTTCGCGTCGGATGTAGTTCCAGACGTCGAGTTCGGTCCAGTTCGAGATGGGGAACACGCGGACGTTTTCACCCTTGTGAATCCGGCCATTGTATAGGTTCCAGAGTTCGGGCCGCTGCCGCTTGGGATCCCACGAGCCGAACTCGTCACGTACCGAAAAGACTCGCTCTTTAGCCCGTGCCTTCTCCTCGTCGCGACGGGCACCACCGATGCAGGCATCAAACTCAAACTCTTCGATTGTATCGAGTAGGGTGAAGGTCTGTAATCCGTTGCGCGTGGCGTTCCGACCCGTCGGCTCTTTTAGCTTTTTCGTCCGGATAGTGTCTTCCACGTAGCGTACGATGAGTTTTTCGCCAATGCGGTTTGCCAGATCGTCGCGATAGTCGAGGGCTTCCTGGAAGTTATGGCCCGTGTCGATATGCACGAGCGGGAATGGGAACTTGCCCGGCCGAAAGGCTTTCAGTGCCAGGTGAACGAGCGTGATCGAGTCTTTGCCGCCCGAGAACAGCAGGGCAGGGCGCTCAAACTGTCCGGCAACCTCCCGCATGATGTGGATGGCTTCGGACTCAAGTTGGTCTAGATAATCCATTTCTAAAGAGTGAATGAGTGAAAGAATGAAAGAGTGAAAGATGACTGTGCTAAAAAACGCTCTTTCACTCATTCACTCTTTCGCTCTTTGTTATGCCTTGAACGCTTCCTCGTGGGTGTGGAGGCCGCATTCCTTTTTCGAGTTGTCTTCCCACCACCACCGACCGGCGCGGAAATCTTCGCCCGGCTGAATGGCACGGGTGCAGGGCTGACAGCCGATGCTGACAAAGCCCCGGTCGTGCAGTGGGTTGTAAGGTACGTTGTTAACTTTTACGTACTCCTTTACCTGCTCGAACGTCCAGTTCATCAGGGGATGAAACTTGAACAGGTCGTGGGCATCGTCGCGCTCGACCTGCGTCATCGTCTGCCTGTTGGGCGACTGCTCCGCGCGAATGCCCGTAATCCAGATTTTCTGGCCCGACAATGCCCGGTTCAGCGGCTCAACCTTACGGATACCACAGCACTCTTTCCGATTCTCAACCGAATCGTAGAAGCTGTACGGCCCTTTTTCGGTCATCAGCCGTTCTTCGGCCGCGCGCTCCGGGAAGTACGTTTCGATTTTGGTCGCGTAACGGTCGTTGGTCTTTTTCCAGACCGAATACGTCTCGGCGAACATCCGGCCCGTGTCCAGCGTGAAGATGCGGATGGGGATGTCGTTGGCCAGAATCATATCGGTGATGACCTGATCTTCATAACCCAGGCTGGTCGAAAAGACGATCTGACCCGGATACAACTCGGCCAGCCGACGTAGTGCATCGACCTCCGACAGCCCGGCCAGTTGATCGGTCAGGCTCTCCTGTGTATGGTTGGTTGGTTCTGCTAGCATACTCTTTATAGTTCGTCGTGCTGACTGATCAGCATGACAAAGGCCTCTAATTCAGCTGGATCGCCTTCCCCGTTTTGGCCGATTGGCGGGCCGTGTCGAGAATTTCTACGACGATCAGGTTATTTTCCAATGACGTTAATTCGTCGGGTTTGGTTTCACCCCGCAGTAGTTGCGTCAGGTACGTAAATGGATTCGTCGCTGGTGCGTCTGACGCTGTTGCTTGTAGCTCGTGCTCAGCTTTTTCGCCTAGTAACCGCTCACGCATTCGGGTTGCGTCGATGGTAGTCACGTAGCCCGTTCGGCCATAAACGGCCATGTCCTTCCGGCTGAACGGCCAGTTCCACGACGCCTGAATAATCGTCTGCGCCTTCGGATAGGTCAGGATTATCGTGGCTTCGTCGTCGACTTTCGGATAGATGTCGGGCTTGATTTGCTGAGTAACGGCCATCACCGACGTGGGCCGCTGATTGTGCATAAGCCAGGTCGAGAGGTTAGCTCCGTAGCAGCCAAAGTCGAACAGGGCACCGGCTCCGTTGGCAACCGGATCTGTCAGCCATGCCAGAAACTCCGGGTCGACGTTGATTTCTTTGGGACCTTCGTGACCATCATGTACGACGATTTTTCGAATGTCGCCGATGGCTTTGTCTTTATCAGCAATGGCGTAAGCTTTGTGGTTGCTGCCGTACCAGGTTGTTTCGTAGTTGGTCAGCAACTGTACCTTGTGCTTCCGGGCCAGCGCAGCCATCGCTTTCGCGTCGGCATACGTCGTCGCCAGCGGTTTCTCGACCATAACGTGAATCCCGGCCGGGGCGCACGCTTCGACCGTTTTGCGGTGATCGACAATCCGACCGTAATCGGTGACGGCTTCGGGCTTCGTCTTGGCAATCATCTCCGTCACCGTCGGGTAGACCATGCTCATCGGGTAGCCGTATCGCTTGGCAAAGCGCTCGGCCAGTTCACGATTCGGCTCCGCTATACCTACTATCTCGATCTCATTCGATTTTCCAATCGTGTTCAGAATCTGGTGCACATGCGAATGCACCAACCCGGCCACACCCACCCGTAACGGCTTCTTCTGCGCGAAACTTTGGGTTAGCGTGAGTAGCAGGATGATAAGTGTCGAGTACAAGCGCATATTATTCACCGGCTTCTCTAATTGCTTCTGCAATTACGTTATCACTCACCCGAAAATTGGTCTGCTGGACTTTTGCCAGTATTGGAGTAGCTTGAGTCAAAATGCCTTTTTGCTTTGCCCGGACAATAACGCCGATGGTGCCAGTCACGCGCAGTCCCATTCTGATGCCAGCTTTACGAGCTTTCAAATCGTCAATGATAACTGTGTAATGACGAAGCTCCCACGCTAAACTAAGTGCGGTTGCTTCGCCCAAATCCAACGTTTCCAGCAGGACCTGTTGCATATTTCTATCCGAAGGCGACCTTATTTCGATCCATTCCGGCAAGGGTATCCCATATTCCGTAGCTACCTCCGGCGTAATGAGTATGCGGTCGTAGCAACGACGCAACAAGTCTAACTCATCTATATTGGTTAGCAACACGAGGCAACTGGTATCAGAAATAACCAGATTATCAGGCGTTGCGGATATCATGGTGCAAATCGTCTAATGACTGACTGAAAAGAGAAAATCCAAATCGCCCCATAACTTCCATGAATGAACGTTTACTGATACCTACAATGTCAGCAGCTTGACCCATTGTCACTTTACCCTTTTCGTAAAGCTGCCCGGCAAGAAGCATCTTAGCTTCAAACTCCTCGATGTCGAGATTGTCCGGTAAATTGATGGTCAGGGTTTTCATGGGCTTGGCGTTAACTACGTTACGTTCTCCTTTACCACGTCGGCCGCTACTACGTCGGCCGATTTTTCGAGGGCCTGCGTGAAGTCGGCGATGAGGTCTTCGATGGCTTCCAGACCGACCGAAATCCGGATCAGGCCGGGGGTGATGCCAAGGGCGGCTTTTTCTTCCGGCTTCAGCTTGGCGTGGGTCGTCGTGTTGGGGTTGGTGACGATGGTGCGCGAATCGCCGAGATTCGAGGATAGCGTGGCTATCTCCAGCGAATCGAAGAACGATTTTACCCGGTCAAAACCGCCTTCCAGCTCAATCGTTACGATGGCACCGCCCGCGCTCATCTGCTGCTTCGCCAGTTCGTATTGGGGGTGCGACGGCAAAAACGGATACTTTACCACCGCTACGTCAGGATGGGCGTCGAGGGCTTCGGCCAGCGCCAGCGCGTTGCGGCAGTGGCGTTCCATGCGCAAATCCAGCGTTTCCAGGCTCTTCGACAGTACCCAGGCGTTGAACGGAGACAGCGACGGTCCCGTGTGCCGGGCGAAAAAACGAATCGGTTGAATCAACTCTTTCGACCCCACAACGATCCCGCCCAGTACGCGGCCCTGACCGTCCATGAACTTGGTTGCCGAGTGAACCGACAGGTCGGCACCGAGATCGATGGGCGTTTGCAGCAGGGGCGTAGCGAAACAGTTGTCGACGTTCAGAATGAAGCCGTACTTCTCTTTTAGCCGCGCCAGCATCGCCAGATCGACCAGTTCAAGGCCGGGGTTCGACGGTGTTTCGAGGTAAACCATCTTTGCGGCCGGCCGGTCCGCCGTTGCGGTTCCAGTAGCGGGGTTCGCTTTAATGGCTTCTTCCCACTCCGCTTCCGTCGCCGTTGCGTCGACGTAGGTATGCGTGATGCCCCACTTGCTCAGAATCTGCGTGATAATCTGATGGGCAGAACCAAACAGGGCACGGCAGGCTACGATGTGGTCGCCCGATTTCAGCAAAGCCGCCATGCTGGCAAACACAGCCGCCATCCCCGTACCCGTCGCGATACCGTCTTCCGCATTCTCCAGCATACACACCTTGTCGACAAACTCGGTGACGTTAGGATTTGAAAAGCGGCTATAGATGTTACCGTCTTCGGTTTCGTCGAACAGGGCTTTGCCTTGCTCGGCGCTTTCGAAGGCGAAACTCGATGTCAGGTACAGCGGCACCGAATGTTCGCGGTTGCCCGACTTCGGCGTTTGGATACGGATGGCTTTGGTTTGCTTTTTCATGGTAATAGAACAGAACTGTGGACAGGATTACAGCCAGGCCGCCGTCGCGGATTAACAGGATTTAGATCTTTTGCTTACGAAAAGTAGAATCCTGTCAATCCCATAATCCTGTCAAAAAAACAAAATAATCTTGCGCAAGCTGACGATGATAATGACGATACCGACCAGGATCATCATCGTTTTAACGGGTAGACGCTGGGCGAGGTGTGCGGCAATCGGCGCGGCAATCATACCGCCCAGAATCAGGCCCAAAATTACCATTCCGTAATTGTCCAAACCAGCGTACAGCGCGAAAACTACCGAACTGGCGAACGATACGAAGAACTCAGCCAGGTTGACTGATCCAATCGTGTAGCGCGGGTGCCGACCGGCGGCAATCAGCGTCGAGTTGACAATCGGACCCCAGCCACCCCCGCCAATAGCGTCGACAAAGCCGCCGAACCAGGCCAGCAGCCCGATTTTGCGGACTGGCTTTTTCTCGGTTCGCTTTACCAGTGCTTTTTGCAGGATCAGTACGCCCAAGATAGCGGTGTACACCGAGATGACGGGCGACAGGTATTTGGCAATGATTTCCATATCCGACAGCGCCGTGATCAGATAAGCGCCTAAAGCCGCGCCAATGACGCCCGGAATCAGGACGGCTTTGAACAACCGACTGTTGACGTTGCCGAATTTGAGGTGCATGTAGCCCGACACGCCCGAGGTGAAAATCTCCGAACTGTGTACACTGGCCGTGGCAAATACCGGACTGATGCCCACGCTGGTCAGGAAGGTAGTAGCCGTAACGCCGTAGGCCATGCCCAGTGCGCCGTCGATCATCTGCGCGACGAAGCCTGCCATCAGGTAATAAAAAATGTCGGGTGTAACCTTTACCGAACCGGCTAATACGGTGATCCGGTCGATGGTGAAATAGCTGAATAGCAGGTGCCCGACGATCATCAGGGCCAGCGACGCGAAGACGTAGATGGCAATCTCAGTACGGGTGCGGGGACGAAGCAGCAGGGAGTCGGTGGTCAGCGTAGCCGCGCCGGGAGCCATGACTTTAACCGTCGGAAACGTTGCCCGTAGTGCATTGGCCTGTTCGCTTGCCCGTGGGCCCTGTACCGTAATTGTCAAGCCATTCAGGTCGATGGAGGGAGCGTCGGATTTAATCAGCTCGTCCGATGGATTCATAGTTCTTAAATTCTATCGACTTAATAGGTTTTTATATCTATGAAAAGCGGCACGTTGGAGTGCCGCTTGTTGAACAGGGTTGAGTGGGGCAAAGGTACACAACTAACCGAAAAAGTACGCAGTTGATTCACGGCTTTGCCGAAAGCTACTGGTGGTCGGTGCCTATTCCAGTGTCCTGCTACCGCTGATGGGAGCCGCCATTGTCTGGTGCAGGTCGAACACGACGATCTCGTTTGCACCCTTTTTCAACCAGGTGGCCGGGCAGTACAGCCGTTTCTGCGGTCCAATTTCCCAGTAACGCCCGAGGTTATGCCCGTTCACGTAAACAACGCCCTTTTTGTAGCCGCTCAGGTCGAAGTAGGTGTCGGCGACGGTATCGAGTGAAAACTGACCGGTAAAGAACTGGCCGGGCTGATCGGTGTTAGGCTGGCCGGGCTTTAACTGACTGATGTACGAACGCTCGAAGGGGAGGGGGAACACCTGCCAGTTCATCAGCGTCATACTGCCCAGCGACACGCGGTCGGTGATACCCTTTCGGTCGATCATGTACTGCGCGAAGTTGATGCGGCCCATGCCTTCGACCAGAATATCGAGCACCGGTTCGTTGTTAGCTGTCTTGGGCAGGTCGATGCTCCACTTGCCGCCGTCACGGTAAACGGGACCAATGTATTTGCCGTCCAGATACACCAGCGCGTAATCGTGCGGCTCGGTGATGGTTAGTGTGCCGGGCGAGTAGCCGACGATCTTGGTGCGATACAAAATAAATCCGCTGTTCTGATCGAACATTTCCATCGGTTTCGGCTGCGCTACGGTGATGGGTTTTGGCAGGTTATCCCAGATAGTTGCGAAGGGGCGGAGCGTGATGGCGGGAACGTCCATCGCCGGAATGGGGTCAGGAATGGCGGGCAAGGTACCAACGTGCTGCCCGATCAGTTGGCGCAGGGCATGGTATTTGGGTGTTGGCTGACCCTGTTCGTTAATCGGCGCGTCGTAGTCGTAACTGGTAACGTCGGCTTGGTACTCGGTAGGTTTGAAGCCATTAGCCCCGGCCGTAAACCCGAAGTTTGTACCGCCGTGGATGACATACAGGTTGAACGACTTCTTCGTGTCGAGCAGGAAGCGGACTTCCTTCAGCAGACCGGCGGTATCGGGTCGAGCCCATTTTTCGCCCCAGTGCGTGAGCCAGCCGGGGTAGGTTTCGCTGCTGAATACCGGCACACCCGGATTGACGCGGCCAGACCGGTCGAAGTCGGCCTGACTCGCACCGGGGTCAAGCCCCACGGCCACGCCCGGTAGCGAACCGGCGGTCAGGTTGGGCACGGCCGGTCCGTCGGCGGTGTAAAACGGGGTTTTGATACCGTTGTCGAGCCAGAGCTGATGGATGCGCTGCATGTAGTCGCGGTCGTTGGCGTAGCTGCCGTACTCATTTTCGACCTGTACCATCAGAATCGGCCCACCATTCGACACCTGCAACGGCTTAACTAATGTCGCCAGCTTTTTGATGTAGCGTTCGGCCGCAGCCATGTAGGTCGGGTCGAGGCAGCGGACTTTCAGATCGGCGGTTTTGAGCAGGTAAGGAGGCAGTCCGCCGAAGTCCCACTCGGCGCAGACGTACGGGCCGGGCCGCAGCAGCACCCACATACCCTCCTGTTGCACCAGCCGGATGAACTCGACGATATCGTGGTTATCGGTTTTGAAATCGAACACGCCCGGCTTCGATTCGTGGTAATTCCAGAACACATAAGCTGCGATGGTATTGCAGCCCATCGCCTTCGCCATGCGGATGCGGTGCTGCCAGTAGGCGCGGGGAATGCGGGCGGGGTGCATCTCCCCGCTGATCAGTTGAAACGGCTTGCCGTCGAGCAGAAAGTCGGTTTTACCCAGCGCGAACATATGTTGACTGCGCTGCGCCTGAACGGGGTTGATTGATGAAAAAATGAGCAGTAAACCCGTAAAGAGCCGGGTAAGCGAACGAATTAATGTCATGAACGGAGGAGGAAGCCGGAAGACATACGGCGATCGCAAAGCTACGCGCTCAGAACCAAAACCTGGCCTTGAATGCCCACTTACGCAGTTCTGATATGTCATCCCGACGGCAGGAGGGATGATAAAAAATTAGGCTGTAATCCTCGTTGCTAGTCAATCCGGCTGCGATTCAGCAGGGCCATCGCTTCGAGTAGCATGGTGCCGCTGAGTTGGGTGGGTAGGTCGGTTTTGCCTTCGGCGGGTGGGCGTTGCCAGAACGTACCGAACGTCAGCTCGGGGCGGGTGGTGCCCTGTTGCCAGAGCGTTTGCGCGTTGCGTTGCAGGAAAACCACGTACCGGCTGCGTCGGGCGTTGTCGAGGGTGGGTTCTAGTACCAGTTGAGTGAGGTAGCGCACCAGTATCCCTTTGAACAGCCCGCCGTCGCCCTTGCCTTCGTCGCGCATCAGGCCGTCGGTCGTAAGAGTGGGGTCCGTGAGCGAGAGGTCGGCGGTTTTAACGGCGTCGGCCAGGTATGCCCGGTCTTTAGTGATTTTGTAGAGTTCGAGTGCTCCGCCAATCCAGACGCCCTGGCAATAGGTGAACTTCCAACGGGTATTCAGCTTGCCGTCATTGTCCTGATTGATACCATCGTAGACCAGCCCGGACGCCGGATCGACCAGCGTTTTCTTTTCCCAGTTGTAGATGCGGGTAGCCCAGGCGAGGTCGGCGGGGCGACGCAGCAGGCGGTGGAGCCGGGCCGCGAGGATGATTGCGGGGCCGTTGGCGGGCGTGTTTTTGTAGTACCGCTGCCCTTTCCGCCAGGCAATGCCCCCGCCCATCGTGTCGTTCCAGCCGGTTTTTATGTCCTCCCAAAGCGTCAGCGTGGCCATGAGCCATTTTTTGTCGTGCGTAGCTTCATAGACCCGCAGCATCGCCAGCGCGTTCCAGAGCATGTCGTCGTAATACTCGTTCAGAAAGGTGTTGCCGTTTTTGCGCCGAACCCCATCCATCCACTCGTTCATCAGGGTGACGTAGCGGGGGGAACGCGTCCGCAGATAAGCGTCGGTCAAGACGTCGAGCGCGTGGGCCTGTGGCCAGTAGTGAAAGGTCGTGTCGCCCAGATTGCCGTTGCGGTAGTAGTGCGCGTTGATATCGTAAAAACCTCGATTTAGCGTAGCCGAAGCACTATCGGCAGCTTTGGCCCAGTTGA is part of the Spirosoma rhododendri genome and encodes:
- a CDS encoding glycoside hydrolase family 35 protein, producing the protein MTLIRSLTRLFTGLLLIFSSINPVQAQRSQHMFALGKTDFLLDGKPFQLISGEMHPARIPRAYWQHRIRMAKAMGCNTIAAYVFWNYHESKPGVFDFKTDNHDIVEFIRLVQQEGMWVLLRPGPYVCAEWDFGGLPPYLLKTADLKVRCLDPTYMAAAERYIKKLATLVKPLQVSNGGPILMVQVENEYGSYANDRDYMQRIHQLWLDNGIKTPFYTADGPAVPNLTAGSLPGVAVGLDPGASQADFDRSGRVNPGVPVFSSETYPGWLTHWGEKWARPDTAGLLKEVRFLLDTKKSFNLYVIHGGTNFGFTAGANGFKPTEYQADVTSYDYDAPINEQGQPTPKYHALRQLIGQHVGTLPAIPDPIPAMDVPAITLRPFATIWDNLPKPITVAQPKPMEMFDQNSGFILYRTKIVGYSPGTLTITEPHDYALVYLDGKYIGPVYRDGGKWSIDLPKTANNEPVLDILVEGMGRINFAQYMIDRKGITDRVSLGSMTLMNWQVFPLPFERSYISQLKPGQPNTDQPGQFFTGQFSLDTVADTYFDLSGYKKGVVYVNGHNLGRYWEIGPQKRLYCPATWLKKGANEIVVFDLHQTMAAPISGSRTLE
- a CDS encoding glycoside hydrolase family 76 protein codes for the protein MSITRLLPVLCVAICVTIDAVGQSTQPSQTASTINWAKAADSASATLNRGFYDINAHYYRNGNLGDTTFHYWPQAHALDVLTDAYLRTRSPRYVTLMNEWMDGVRRKNGNTFLNEYYDDMLWNALAMLRVYEATHDKKWLMATLTLWEDIKTGWNDTMGGGIAWRKGQRYYKNTPANGPAIILAARLHRLLRRPADLAWATRIYNWEKKTLVDPASGLVYDGINQDNDGKLNTRWKFTYCQGVWIGGALELYKITKDRAYLADAVKTADLSLTDPTLTTDGLMRDEGKGDGGLFKGILVRYLTQLVLEPTLDNARRSRYVVFLQRNAQTLWQQGTTRPELTFGTFWQRPPAEGKTDLPTQLSGTMLLEAMALLNRSRID